In Mangifera indica cultivar Alphonso chromosome 1, CATAS_Mindica_2.1, whole genome shotgun sequence, a single genomic region encodes these proteins:
- the LOC123225786 gene encoding cytosolic sulfotransferase 15-like — protein METSAAIGELSNEIQQLLLNLPREKGWDGNPVCQYQGFWALPKLIPAIISFQRHFQAEDGDIILTSFPKSGTTWLKALVFTIVNRTRFPLQNSPLLTTPPHQLVPFLEADVYWKNQSPNLEDIPKPRILATHLPYASLPNSILNSGCRIVYVARNPLDQFISLWKFLSSLQDPNMNLVSMEEAFEKTCSGVQICGPIWEHVLGYWKASQENPEKVLFLKYEDMQENIIFNIKNLANFLGCAFSQVEETQGVVKEISKICCFDNLKNLEVNKNGKYGQFGFRNEAFFRKGTVGDSRNYLTSSMSDRLEKILEEKLCGSGLSFKK, from the coding sequence ATGGAGACCTCTGCTGCAATAGGAGAGCTAAGCAATGAGATTCAACAACTACTCTTGAACCTTCCAAGAGAGAAAGGCTGGGATGGGAATCCTGTCTGTCAATACCAAGGGTTTTGGGCTCTACCAAAACTCATTCCCGCCATAATCTCCTTTCAGAGACACTTCCAAGCAGAAGACGGTGACATTATATTAACCAGCTTTCCGAAATCAGGCACCACTTGGTTAAAAGCTCTCGTTTTCACCATTGTCAACCGTACTCGTTTTCCTCTACAAAATAGCCCCTTGCTCACCACCCCTCCTCATCAGCTTGTTCCTTTCTTGGAGGCTGATGTTTATTGGAAAAATCAATCTCCTAATCTTGAAGACATTCCCAAGCCAAGGATTTTGGCCACCCATCTCCCATATGCTTCATTACCCAATTCCATCTTGAATTCTGGTTGCCGCATTGTTTATGTAGCCAGAAATCCTCTGGATCAATTCATCTCCCTTTGGAAATTCCTGTCTTCATTGCAAGACCCAAACATGAATCTGGTTTCAATGGAGGAAGCTTTCGAGAAGACTTGCAGTGGAGTCCAAATCTGTGGCCCCATTTGGGAACATGTGTTGGGGTACTGGAAGGCCAGTCAAGAGAACCCAGAAAAGGTGCTCTTTCTGAAATATGAAGACATGCAAGAGAACATCATATTTAATATCAAGAATTTGGCCAATTTCTTAGGATGTGCTTTCAGTCAAGTTGAAGAGACGCAAGGAGTggtaaaagaaatatcaaagaTTTGTTGTTTTGATAATCTGAAAAATTTAGAGGTGAACAAGAATGGTAAATACGGTCAATTTGGATTTAGAAATGAAGCGTTTTTCAGGAAAGGTACTGTGGGAGATTCGAGAAATTATTTAACATCTTCAATGTCAGATCGCTTGGAGAAAATACTTGAAGAAAAGCTATGCGGCTCAGGTTTGTCCTTCAAGAAATAA
- the LOC123219592 gene encoding cytosolic sulfotransferase 15-like, whose product METSAAIQKVSMETSAAIEELRNEIQQLTLNLPREKNLDGTPLYQYQGFWTLSEFIPAIISFQRHFQAEDGDIILTSIPKSGTTWLKALAFTIANRTRFPLQNSPLLTTPPHQLVPFLELDLYWKNQSPNLEDNPKPRILATHLPYASLPNSILNSGCRIVYVARNPLDQFISRWKFLSSWQEQNMNLVSIEEAFEKTCNGVQFYGPVWEHVLGYWKASQENPEKVLFLKYEDMQENIISNIKNLANFLGCAFSQVEETQGVIKEISKICSFDDLKNLEVNKNGKYLLRFGNEAFFRKGTVGDWRNYLTSSMSDRMEKILEEKLCGSGLSFKK is encoded by the coding sequence ATGGAGACCTCTGCTGCAATACAAAAAGTATCCATGGAGACCTCTGCTGCAATAGAAGAGCTAAGGAATGAGATTCAGCAACTAACCTTGAACCTTCCAAGAGAGAAAAACTTGGATGGAACTCCTCTCTATCAATACCAAGGGTTTTGGACTCTATCAGAATTCATTCCCGCCATAATCTCCTTTCAGAGGCACTTCCAAGCAGAAGACGGTGACATAATATTAACCAGCATTCCGAAATCAGGCACCACTTGGTTAAAAGCCCTCGCTTTCACCATTGCCAACCGTACTCGCTTTCCTCTACAAAATAGTCCCTTGCTTACCACCCCTCCTCATCAGCTTGTTCCTTTCTTGGAGCTTGATCTTTATTGGAAAAATCAATCTCCTAATCTAGAAGACAATCCTAAGCCAAGGATTTTGGCCACCCATCTCCCATATGCTTCATTACCCAATTCCATCTTGAATTCTGGTTGCCGCATTGTTTATGTAGCCAGAAATCCTCTGGATCAATTCATCTCCCGTTGGAAATTCTTGTCTTCATGGCAAGAGCAAAACATGAATCTGGTTTCAATTGAGGAAGCCTTCGAGAAGACTTGCAATGGAGTCCAATTCTATGGCCCCGTTTGGGAACATGTGTTGGGCTACTGGAAGGCCAGTCAAGAGAACCCAGAAAAGGTGCTCTTTCTGAAATATGAAGATATGCAAGAGAACATCATATCTAATATCAAGAATTTGGCCAATTTCTTAGGATGTGCTTTCAGTCAAGTCGAAGAGACGCAAGGAGTgataaaagaaatatcaaagaTTTGTAGTTTTGATGATCTGAAAAATTTAGAGGTGAACAAGAATGGTAAATACTTACTGAGATTTGGAAATGAAGCGTTTTTCAGGAAAGGTACAGTGGGAGATTGGAGAAATTATTTAACATCTTCAATGTCGGATCGCATGGAGAAGATACTTGAAGAAAAGCTATGCGGCTCAGGTTTGTCTTTCAAGAAATAA
- the LOC123225850 gene encoding cytosolic sulfotransferase 15-like: METSSASEELSNEIQQLLLNLPREKNLDGTPLYQYQAFWTLSKFIPAIISFQRHFQAEDGDIILTSFPKSGTTWLKALAFTIVNRTRFPLQNSPLLTTPPHQLVPFLEFDLYRKNQSPNLEDIPKPRILATHLPYASLPNSILNSGCRIVYVARNPLDQFISLWKFLASSQDQNMNLVSIEEAFEKICSGVQFYGPIWEHVLGYWKANQENPEKVLFLKYEDMQENIISNIKNLANFLGCAFSQVEETQGVVKEISKICSFENLKNLEVNKNGKYLPRFGNEAFFRKGTVGDWRNYLTSSMSDRMEKILEEKLCGSGLSFKK; this comes from the coding sequence ATGGAGACCTCTTCTGCATCAGAAGAGCTGAGCAATGAGATTCAACAACTACTCTTGAACCTTCCAAGAGAGAAAAACTTGGATGGAACTCCTCTCTATCAATACCAAGCGTTTTGGACTCTATCAAAATTCATTCCCGCCATAATTTCCTTTCAGAGACACTTCCAAGCAGAAGACGGTGACATAATATTAACCAGCTTTCCGAAATCAGGCACCACTTGGTTAAAAGCCCTAGCTTTCACCATTGTCAACCGTACTCGTTTTCCTCTACAAAATAGCCCCTTGCTCACCACCCCTCCTCATCAGCTTGTTCCTTTCTTGGAGTTTGACCTTTATAGGAAAAATCAATCTCCTAATCTTGAAGACATTCCCAAGCCAAGGATTTTGGCCACCCATCTCCCATATGCTTCATTACCCAATTCCATCTTGAATTCTGGTTGCCGCATTGTTTATGTAGCCAGAAATCCTCTGGATCAATTCATCTCCCTTTGGAAATTCTTGGCCTCATCGCAAGACCAAAACATGAATCTGGTTTCAATTGAGGAGGCTTTCGAGAAGATTTGCAGTGGAGTCCAATTCTATGGCCCCATTTGGGAACACGTGTTGGGGTACTGGAAGGCCAATCAAGAGAACCCAGAAAAGGTGCTCTTTCTGAAATATGAAGATATGCAAGAGAACATCATATCTAATATCAAGAATTTGGCCAATTTCTTAGGATGTGCTTTCAGTCAAGTTGAAGAGACGCAAGGAGTggtaaaagaaatatcaaagaTTTGTagttttgaaaatctgaaaaatttagaGGTGAACAAGAATGGTAAATACTTACCAAGATTTGGAAATGAAGCGTTTTTCAGGAAAGGTACTGTGGGAGATTGGAGAAATTATTTAACATCTTCAATGTCGGATCGCATGGAGAAGATACTTGAAGAAAAACTATGCGGCTCAGGTTTGTCTTTCAAGAAATAA
- the LOC123195863 gene encoding alpha-1,3/1,6-mannosyltransferase ALG2-like isoform X1 has translation MENKASKKLNIAIIHPDLGIGGAERLIVDAAVELVSHGHNVHVFTAHHDRTRCFEETLGGTFPVTVYGDFLPRHIFYRLHALCAYVRCIFVALCVLINWSSFDVILADQVSVVIPLLKLKGPTKVLFYCHFPDLLLAQHTTLLRSLYRKPIDFVEEITTGMADMILVNSKFTATTFANTFKHLHARGIFPTVLYPAVNMDQFNEPCFNKLNFLSVNRFERKKNIDLALSAFVMLHILDGDHNIPDVTLTIAGGYDERLRENVEYLEELKRFAIENKVADQVNFVTSCSTAERNALLSECLCVLYTPQDEHFGIVPLEAMAAHKPVIACNSGGPVETIKNGVTGFLCNPTPQAFALAMGTFIKDPQLAKTMGEEAWRHVTENFSTKTFGQRLNRFFNDIFGSKED, from the exons ATGGAGAACAAAGCAAGCAAAAAGCTGAACATCGCCATCATACACCCAGATCTGGGAATCG GTGGAGCTGAAAGATTAATTGTTGATGCGGCTGTTGAACTTGTTTCCCATGGTCACAATGTTCATGTATTTACAGCTCACCATGATAGGACTCGGTGTTTTGAGGAAACTCTTGGTG GTACCTTCCCGGTTACAGTGTATGGAGATTTCCTACCTCGCCATATATTCTACCGTCTTCATGCATTATGTGCATATGTTCGATGTATTTTTGTTGCGCTTTGTGTACTTATCAATTGGTCATCATTTGATGTTATACTAGCAGATCAAGTCTCTGTTGTCATCCCATTGTTGAAACTTAAAGGGCCAACAAag gttttattttattgtcatttccCGGATTTGTTGCTGGCTCAACATACAACTCTTCTCAGGAGTTTATATAGGAAACCTATAGACTTTGTTGAAGAAATAACAACTG GAATGGCAGATATGATTCTTGTAAATAGTAAATTTACTGCCACTACCTTTGCAAATACTTTCAAGCATCTTCATGCACGAGGAATTTTCCCCACTGTCCTATATCCAGCTGTCAATATGGATCAGTTTAATGAACCCTGCTTTAATAA GTTGAATTTTCTCTCCGTTAAccgttttgaaagaaaaaagaatattgaTTTAGCACTTTCAGCCTTTGTTATGCTTCATATCCTTGATGGGGATCATAACATACCTGATGTTACCTTGACCATTGCAG GTGGGTATGATGAACGCTTGAGAGAGAATGTTGAATACTTGGAGGAGCTTAAACGCTTTGCCATAGAAAACAAAGTGGCGGATCAGGTTAACTTTGTTACATCTTGCTCGACAGCTGAAAGAAATGCTCTTCTATCTGAATGCTTGTGTGTCCTTTATACTCCACAG GATGAACACTTCGGCATTGTTCCATTGGAAGCTATGGCAGCTCACAAACCTGTAATTGCATGCAACAGTGGGGGCCCTGTGGAGACAATTAAGAATGGGGTTACTGGATTCCTTTGCAACCCTACTCCCCAAGCATTTGCTTTGGCAATGGGTACATTCATCAAGGATCCACAGTTGGCCAAGACAATGGGTGAAGAGGCCTGGAGGCATGTCACAGAGAATTTTTCTACGAAGACTTTTGGCCAGCGTTTAAATCGGTTCTTCAACGATATTTTTGGGAGTAAGGAAGACTGA
- the LOC123195863 gene encoding alpha-1,3/1,6-mannosyltransferase ALG2-like isoform X2 encodes MENKASKKLNIAIIHPDLGIGTFPVTVYGDFLPRHIFYRLHALCAYVRCIFVALCVLINWSSFDVILADQVSVVIPLLKLKGPTKVLFYCHFPDLLLAQHTTLLRSLYRKPIDFVEEITTGMADMILVNSKFTATTFANTFKHLHARGIFPTVLYPAVNMDQFNEPCFNKLNFLSVNRFERKKNIDLALSAFVMLHILDGDHNIPDVTLTIAGGYDERLRENVEYLEELKRFAIENKVADQVNFVTSCSTAERNALLSECLCVLYTPQDEHFGIVPLEAMAAHKPVIACNSGGPVETIKNGVTGFLCNPTPQAFALAMGTFIKDPQLAKTMGEEAWRHVTENFSTKTFGQRLNRFFNDIFGSKED; translated from the exons ATGGAGAACAAAGCAAGCAAAAAGCTGAACATCGCCATCATACACCCAGATCTGGGAATCG GTACCTTCCCGGTTACAGTGTATGGAGATTTCCTACCTCGCCATATATTCTACCGTCTTCATGCATTATGTGCATATGTTCGATGTATTTTTGTTGCGCTTTGTGTACTTATCAATTGGTCATCATTTGATGTTATACTAGCAGATCAAGTCTCTGTTGTCATCCCATTGTTGAAACTTAAAGGGCCAACAAag gttttattttattgtcatttccCGGATTTGTTGCTGGCTCAACATACAACTCTTCTCAGGAGTTTATATAGGAAACCTATAGACTTTGTTGAAGAAATAACAACTG GAATGGCAGATATGATTCTTGTAAATAGTAAATTTACTGCCACTACCTTTGCAAATACTTTCAAGCATCTTCATGCACGAGGAATTTTCCCCACTGTCCTATATCCAGCTGTCAATATGGATCAGTTTAATGAACCCTGCTTTAATAA GTTGAATTTTCTCTCCGTTAAccgttttgaaagaaaaaagaatattgaTTTAGCACTTTCAGCCTTTGTTATGCTTCATATCCTTGATGGGGATCATAACATACCTGATGTTACCTTGACCATTGCAG GTGGGTATGATGAACGCTTGAGAGAGAATGTTGAATACTTGGAGGAGCTTAAACGCTTTGCCATAGAAAACAAAGTGGCGGATCAGGTTAACTTTGTTACATCTTGCTCGACAGCTGAAAGAAATGCTCTTCTATCTGAATGCTTGTGTGTCCTTTATACTCCACAG GATGAACACTTCGGCATTGTTCCATTGGAAGCTATGGCAGCTCACAAACCTGTAATTGCATGCAACAGTGGGGGCCCTGTGGAGACAATTAAGAATGGGGTTACTGGATTCCTTTGCAACCCTACTCCCCAAGCATTTGCTTTGGCAATGGGTACATTCATCAAGGATCCACAGTTGGCCAAGACAATGGGTGAAGAGGCCTGGAGGCATGTCACAGAGAATTTTTCTACGAAGACTTTTGGCCAGCGTTTAAATCGGTTCTTCAACGATATTTTTGGGAGTAAGGAAGACTGA
- the LOC123211767 gene encoding anaphase-promoting complex subunit 6-like — protein MFFHLNTCRYNKAVWWFEKTLAHIPSSLIEMWEPTVVNLAHAYRKLKMYHEAISCYERELKLSNRSLSTYAGLAYTYHLQDNFSAAITYYHKALCLKPDDQFCTEMLNLSLVHEGRHGIDPKIEFH, from the exons ATGTTTTTTCATCTGAACACTTGTAGGTATAATAAAGCTGTGTGGTGGTTTGAGAAGACTTTGGCGCACATCCCATCTT ctctaATTGAAATGTGGGAACCGACTGTTGTGAATCTTGCTCATGCTTACAGAAAGTTGAA AATGTATCACGAGGCAATTTCCTGTTATGAGAGAGAACTGAAGTTGTCAAATAGAAGCTTGAGCACCTATGCAGGTCTTGCTTACACTTACCATTTGCAG GATAATTTTTCTGCTGCCATTACATATTATCATAAG GCTTTATGCCTGAAGCCAGATGATCAGTTTTGCACAGAGATGTTAAATTTGTCTCTCGTACATGAAGGTCGTCATGGCATTGACCCCAAAATTGAATTTCACTGA
- the LOC123225923 gene encoding cytosolic sulfotransferase 14-like: MGKKLPLKLEEGKWSMGTPEKRLRDDECFPAVVECSCFGATQGVDKACFLHLSCSSRSLDIEDNIKLPSNFIIVTVMEYVSRVAEEKLKVEVQCFRANEEALEVEFACFKQPVGKGGQNGELINRLLVVEAEVNDKVGHLVHNVFFAIEHWFPDCDFTFLERNYTEQNEQIVAPLSTVLAFTIVNRTRFPLQNSPLLTTTPHQLVPFLELDLYWKNQSPNLEDNPKPRILATHLPYASLPNSILNSGCRIVYVARNPLDQFISRWKFLSSWQEQNMNLVSIEEAFEKTCNGVQFYGPVWEHVLGYWKASQENPEKVLFLKYEDMQENIISNFKNLANFLGCAFSQVEETQGVIKEISKICSFDNLKNLEVNKNGKFLLRFGNEAFFRKGTVGDWRNYLTSSMSDRMEKILEEKLCGSGLSFKK, from the exons ATGGGCAAGAAGCTTCCTTTGAAGCTTGAAGAGGGAAAGTGGTCAATGGGAACTCCAGAAAAGAGATTGCGAGATGATGAGTGCTTTCCCGCCGTAGTTGAATGTAGTTGTTTTGGGGCTACACAGGGTGTAGACAAAGCTTGCTTCCTTCATCTTTCCTGCTCTTCTCGATCTTTGGATATAGAGGACAACATTAAGTTGCCTTCCAACTTCATTATTGTGACCGTGATGGAGTATGTTTCAAGA GTGGCAGAAGAGAAGCTGAAGGTTGAAGTGCAATGTTTTAGGGCTAACGAAGAGGCTTTGGAGGTTGAGTTTGCTTGTTTCAAGCAGCCTGTTGGGAAGGGAGGACAA AATGGTGAGTTGATAAATAGATTGCTTGTGGTTGAGGCTGAGGTCAATGATAAGGTCGGACATCTTGTTCATAATGTCTTCTTTGCCATCGAGCATTGGTTCCCTGATTGTGACTTCACCTTCCTCGAAAGGAATTATACAGAACAG AATGAACAAATTGTTGCACCATTGTCAACCGTACTCGCTTTCACCATTGTCAACCGTACTCGCTTTCCTCTACAAAATAGTCCCTTGCTTACCACCACTCCTCATCAGCTTGTTCCTTTCTTGGAGCTTGATCTTTATTGGAAAAATCAATCTCCTAATCTAGAAGACAATCCTAAGCCAAGGATTTTGGCCACCCATCTCCCATATGCTTCATTACCCAATTCCATCTTGAATTCTGGTTGCCGCATTGTTTATGTAGCCAGAAATCCTCTGGATCAATTCATCTCCCGTTGGAAATTCTTGTCTTCATGGCAAGAGCAAAACATGAATCTGGTTTCAATTGAGGAAGCCTTCGAGAAGACTTGTAATGGAGTCCAATTCTATGGCCCCGTTTGGGAACATGTGTTGGGGTACTGGAAGGCCAGTCAAGAGAACCCAGAAAAGGTGCTCTTTCTGAAATATGAAGATATGCAAGAGAACATCATATCTAATTTCAAGAATTTGGCCAATTTCTTAGGATGTGCTTTCAGTCAAGTTGAAGAGACGCAAGGAGTgataaaagaaatatcaaagaTTTGTAGTTTTGATAATCTGAAAAATTTAGAAGTGAACAAGAATGGTAAATTCTTATTGAGATTTGGAAATGAAGCGTTTTTCAGGAAAGGTACTGTGGGAGATTGGAGAAATTATTTAACATCTTCAATGTCGGATCGCATGGAGAAGATACTTGAAGAAAAGCTATGCGGCTCAGGTTTGTCTTTCAAGAAATAA
- the LOC123225996 gene encoding anaphase-promoting complex subunit 6-like, producing MFFHLNTCRYNKAVWWFEKTLAHIPSSLSEMWEPTVVNLAHDYRKLKMYHEAISCYERALTLSNRSLSTYAGLAYTYHLQDNFSAAITYYHKALWLMPDDQFCTEMLSLALVDEGRRGIDPKIEFH from the exons ATGTTTTTTCATCTGAACACTTGTAGGTATAATAAAGCTGTGTGGTGGTTTGAGAAGACTTTGGCGCACATCCCATCCTCTTTAAGTGAAATGTGGGAACCGACTGTTGTCAATCTTGCTCATGATTACAGAAAGTTGAA AATGTATCACGAGGCAATTTCCTGTTATGAGAGAGCACTGACGTTGTCAAATAGAAGCTTGAGCACCTATGCAGGTCTTGCTTACACCTACCATTTGCAG GATAATTTTTCTGCTGCCATTACATATTATCATAAG GCTTTGTGGCTGATGCCGGATGATCAGTTTTGCACAGAGATGTTAAGTTTGGCTCTAGTAGATGAAGGTCGTCGTGGAATCGATCCCAAAATTGAATTTCACTGA